One genomic segment of Musa acuminata AAA Group cultivar baxijiao chromosome BXJ3-3, Cavendish_Baxijiao_AAA, whole genome shotgun sequence includes these proteins:
- the LOC103977575 gene encoding ubiquitin receptor RAD23d isoform X1 — translation MKIFVKTLKGTNFEIDVKPEDTVAAVKRYIETSQGKTVYPAEQQMLIHQGKILKDDTTLDENKVCESTFLVIMLSKTKGSSSGVSTTVQAPASQTKGSSSGATTTVQAPASQAPPTNTAPPVPSAQASTPSQAPSATLPFVPASTPAPTAAAAATPVATISSEVDAYGQAASNLVAGNTLEQTIQQILDMGGGTWARDTVVRALRAAYNNPERAVEYLYSGIPENAEAPPVARAPASEQTTNAPAQAPQPVQAAVPSGGPNANPLDLFPQGLPNVGSNAGGGSLDFLRNSPQFRALQALVQANPQILQPMLQELGKQNPQIMRLIQEHQGEFLRLINEPAEGTEGNPLGQLAGGMPQTLNVTPEEREAIERLEAMGFDRALVLQVFFACNKNEELAANYLLDHMHEFED, via the exons ATGAAGATCTTCGTCAAGACTCTCAAGGGCACTAACTTCGAGATCGATGTGAAGCCCGAGGACACG GTTGCTGCTGTGAAAAGATATATCGAGACGTCTCAAGGAAAAACTGTTTACCCAGCTGAACAGCAGATGCTTATACATCAAGGGAAGATTCTTAAAGATGATACTACACTGGATGAGAATAAAGTTTGTGAAAGCACTTTTCTTGTTATAATGCTGAGTAAG ACTAAGGGTTCATCTAGTGGAGTATCGACCACTGTACAAGCTCCTGCAAGTCAG ACTAAGGGCTCATCTAGTGGAGCAACGACCACTGTACAAGCACCTGCAAGTCAG gctccacCTACTAATACTGCACCTCCCGTCCCTTCAGCACAAGCATCTACTCCATCTCAAGCACCTTCAGCAACATTGCCTTT TGTACCTGCAAGTACACCAGCTCCAACTGCTGCAGCTGCTGCAACTCCTGTGGCTACCATATC CAGTGAAGTAGATGCATATGGTCAAGCAGCATCAAATCTTGTTGCTGGTAATACCTTAGAGCAAACCATCCAACAAATTCTTGACATGGGTGGGGGGACTTGGGCCAGAGACACTGTCGTTCGTGCCCTGCGTGCTGCATATAACAACCCTGAACGGGCTGTTGAATATTTATACTCT gGTATTCCTGAGAATGCTGAAGCCCCACCAGTTGCACGAGCACCTGCAAGTGAACAAACAACCAATGCCCCAGCGCAGGCTCCACAACCAGTTCAAGCTGCAGTTCCTTCTGGTGGTCCTAATGCTAATCCTTTGGACCTCTTTCCTCAG GGTCTGCCCAATGTTGGGTCAAATGCTGGTGGTGGAAGCCTTGATTTTTTACGGAATAGTCCACAG TTCCGAGCTTTGCAGGCTTTGGTGCAGGCAAACCCTCAAATCTTGCag CCTATGCTTCAAGAGCTGGGAAAACAGAATCCTCAGATTATGAGGCTTATTCAGGAACACCAGGGAGAGTTTTTGCGATTGATAAATGAGCCTGCAGAAGGAACTGAGGG CAACCCTCTAGGTCAGTTGGCTGGTGGAATGCCACAAACGCTGAATGTTACTCCTGAAGAACGCGAAGCCATTGAGCGT CTCGAAGCGATGGGCTTTGATCGAGCACTTGTGCTGCAAGTCTTCTTTGCTTGCAACAAAAACGAGGAGCTTGCTGCTAATTACCTTCTGGATCATATGCATGAGTTTGAAGATTGA
- the LOC135632761 gene encoding cytokinin hydroxylase-like, with translation MGVILLITGLVLLIFILRAAWVTFSWYYWIPRRIRRVMAKQGVHGPKPKFLVGNLKDSAALVASSTSSDMESISHDIVGRLMPHYVLWSKLYGRTFIYWYGSEPRLCLTDPDIIRELLSSKYVQVSGKSWTQRQGSKHFIGQGLLMANGSNWNHQRHVVAPAFMADKLKTRVGYMVDCTNRLVTSLRDAVGSGNDEVEIGAYLTRLTGDIIAGTEFGSSYENGRQIFQLLEQLQNLTARTSRYIWIPGNRFFPSKFSREIKELNRKVGKLLMDSIQSRRDVAEIGRSSSYGNGLLATLLAETQKRTNGFSYSLQLVIDECKTFFFAGHETSALLLTWAMMLLATNPAWQEKARAEVAQVCGDDPPSWEHLPKLTVLNMIINETLRLYPPASLLPRMAFEDIKLGDLHIPKGLSLWIPVLAIHHDEEIWGRDAHEFKPERFAGKSFSINRYFLPFASGPRNCVGQTYAMMEAKIVLAMLLSSFSFTISKNYRHAPINVLTLRPKHGVPIHLTPLKP, from the exons ATGGGTGTCATACTGCTGATAACAGGCCTGGTTCTTCTTATCTTTATTCTGAGAGCAGCATGGGTCACTTTCTCCTGGTACTACTGGATTCCTAGGCGAATCAGGAGGGTTATGGCAAAGCAAGGAGTTCATGGCCCCAAGCCAAAATTCCTGGTTGGGAACCTCAAAGACAGCGCTGCCCTCGTCGCCAGCTCGACTTCTTCTGACATGGAATCGATCAGCCATGACATCGTTGGCCGTCTGATGCCTCATTATGTCCTCTGGTCCAAACTCTACG GGAGGACATTCATATACTGGTACGGCAGTGAGCCGCGGTTGTGCCTGACGGATCCTGACATCATCAGGGAGCTCCTCTCCTCCAAATATGTGCAGGTCTCTGGCAAGTCCTGGACCCAGCGGCAAGGGTCGAAGCACTTCATTGGGCAGGGTCTGTTGATGGCTAATGGCAGCAACTGGAACCACCAACGTCACGTCGTCGCCCCGGCCTTCATGGCAGACAAGCTAAAG ACTCGTGTTGGGTACATGGTGGACTGCACTAATAGACTCGTCACATCTCTGCGCGATGCTGTCGGGTCCGGCAACGATGAGGTGGAGATCGGAGCCTACCTGACTCGGCTAACCGGAGATATCATCGCCGGCACCGAGTTCGGCAGCAGCTACGAGAATGGAAGGCAGATATTCCAGCTCCTTGAGCAACTGCAAAACCTCACGGCTCGAACCAGCCGCTACATTTGGATTCCAGGTAACAG GTTCTTTCCTAGTAAGTTCTCCAGGGAGATCAAGGAGTTGAACAGGAAAGTGGGGAAACTGCTGATGGACTCCATTCAGAGCCGCAGAGATGTCGCCGAGATCGGAAGGAGCTCGTCGTATGGCAATGGCCTGCTCGCGACGCTGTTAGCTGAGACCCAGAAGAGGACTAATGGGTTTAGCTACAGCCTCCAATTAGTGATCGACGAATGCAAGACCTTTTTCTTCGCAGGACATGAGACTTCGGCTCTACTCCTTACCTGGGCCATGATGCTCCTCGCGACGAATCCGGCATGGCAGGAGAAGGCCCGTGCTGAGGTAGCTCAAGTTTGCGGCGACGACCCTCCATCGTGGGAACATCTTCCCAAGCTCACCGTG CTGAACATGATAATTAACGAGACGCTGAGGCTGTATCCGCCGGCGAGCCTTCTGCCACGGATGGCATTCGAGGACATCAAGCTGGGCGACCTTCACATTCCAAAGGGCCTGTCGCTTTGGATCCCGGTGCTGGCGATCCACCATGACGAGGAAATATGGGGCAGGGATGCGCATGAGTTTAAGCCGGAGAGGTTCGCCGGAAAATCCTTTTCTATAAACCGATACTTCCTGCCCTTCGCTTCGGGGCCCCGAAACTGTGTGGGTCAGACCTACGCCATGATGGAGGCCAAGATAGTCTTGGCCATGCTTCTCTCCAGCTTCAGCTTCACCATCTCTAAGAACTACCGGCACGCGCCGATCAACGTCCTCACATTGAGGCCCAAGCATGGCGTTCCCATTCACCTGACACCCCTCAAGCCATAG
- the LOC103977575 gene encoding ubiquitin receptor RAD23d isoform X2, with amino-acid sequence MKIFVKTLKGTNFEIDVKPEDTVAAVKRYIETSQGKTVYPAEQQMLIHQGKILKDDTTLDENKVCESTFLVIMLSKTKGSSSGVSTTVQAPASQTKGSSSGATTTVQAPASQAPPTNTAPPVPSAQASTPSQAPSATLPFVPASTPAPTAAAAATPVATISEVDAYGQAASNLVAGNTLEQTIQQILDMGGGTWARDTVVRALRAAYNNPERAVEYLYSGIPENAEAPPVARAPASEQTTNAPAQAPQPVQAAVPSGGPNANPLDLFPQGLPNVGSNAGGGSLDFLRNSPQFRALQALVQANPQILQPMLQELGKQNPQIMRLIQEHQGEFLRLINEPAEGTEGNPLGQLAGGMPQTLNVTPEEREAIERLEAMGFDRALVLQVFFACNKNEELAANYLLDHMHEFED; translated from the exons ATGAAGATCTTCGTCAAGACTCTCAAGGGCACTAACTTCGAGATCGATGTGAAGCCCGAGGACACG GTTGCTGCTGTGAAAAGATATATCGAGACGTCTCAAGGAAAAACTGTTTACCCAGCTGAACAGCAGATGCTTATACATCAAGGGAAGATTCTTAAAGATGATACTACACTGGATGAGAATAAAGTTTGTGAAAGCACTTTTCTTGTTATAATGCTGAGTAAG ACTAAGGGTTCATCTAGTGGAGTATCGACCACTGTACAAGCTCCTGCAAGTCAG ACTAAGGGCTCATCTAGTGGAGCAACGACCACTGTACAAGCACCTGCAAGTCAG gctccacCTACTAATACTGCACCTCCCGTCCCTTCAGCACAAGCATCTACTCCATCTCAAGCACCTTCAGCAACATTGCCTTT TGTACCTGCAAGTACACCAGCTCCAACTGCTGCAGCTGCTGCAACTCCTGTGGCTACCATATC TGAAGTAGATGCATATGGTCAAGCAGCATCAAATCTTGTTGCTGGTAATACCTTAGAGCAAACCATCCAACAAATTCTTGACATGGGTGGGGGGACTTGGGCCAGAGACACTGTCGTTCGTGCCCTGCGTGCTGCATATAACAACCCTGAACGGGCTGTTGAATATTTATACTCT gGTATTCCTGAGAATGCTGAAGCCCCACCAGTTGCACGAGCACCTGCAAGTGAACAAACAACCAATGCCCCAGCGCAGGCTCCACAACCAGTTCAAGCTGCAGTTCCTTCTGGTGGTCCTAATGCTAATCCTTTGGACCTCTTTCCTCAG GGTCTGCCCAATGTTGGGTCAAATGCTGGTGGTGGAAGCCTTGATTTTTTACGGAATAGTCCACAG TTCCGAGCTTTGCAGGCTTTGGTGCAGGCAAACCCTCAAATCTTGCag CCTATGCTTCAAGAGCTGGGAAAACAGAATCCTCAGATTATGAGGCTTATTCAGGAACACCAGGGAGAGTTTTTGCGATTGATAAATGAGCCTGCAGAAGGAACTGAGGG CAACCCTCTAGGTCAGTTGGCTGGTGGAATGCCACAAACGCTGAATGTTACTCCTGAAGAACGCGAAGCCATTGAGCGT CTCGAAGCGATGGGCTTTGATCGAGCACTTGTGCTGCAAGTCTTCTTTGCTTGCAACAAAAACGAGGAGCTTGCTGCTAATTACCTTCTGGATCATATGCATGAGTTTGAAGATTGA